TCTTGGCGATTCAAGCTCTCGTTTATTTTATGATAGTGAGCTTCGGAGTTCAAGGCGTGATGTCTCAACTGTTGATGTTGCAGAAGATTTAAGCTTAGAGGATATGATGGCTGAAGATGACGGAGAAGCATTGGAACTGTTTTATCAGTGCAGATGTGGAGATTACTTCTCTATAGACTCATTGGAATTGCAGAAAATGGGGTATTCCTTGTTGAGGGATGAAAGTAGAATATCTATATTGAACAATGATTCTTTGCCAGGATCAGTAATTCTTCCCTGTGGATCATGTTCTCTAAAAGCTCGTCTGGTAATCAATATGGATGAACATTGAaattatttacatatttttttgtggTAATGACAATTATTGAGAATTTGAAGttattaacattttttatatgaaGATAGCAAACGAATAATATCTCCTCCTTGGATAAAAATTCCTATGGCAAAAACTTGTGTGCCATTTGAAATGTAGAATTTGGAATTATATGAAGTTAATTTCAATCTTAAGTATGCTGACTCACTACAATGAATGAGAGTAAATGTTCATGGCTAAATGTAAGGATTTAGAGTGTGATATCCACCATCTGAAGTATGAATATGCAAAATTTAAGTAAAAGTGTGATATTATTTTGTTGATGAGTCGTTACTTATACATACAAGCTATTTGCAAACTGACTATTATGTACAAGGAACTTCTAATTTCCATGCTGTCTAAATCATGagtttgctttctttttcttcagtTCCAGTAATCTAGAAAACCACTTTTTATCAACATAGGCCTGACCTTGTCCACTTGAAActgaaaaatcaaaacaaacttTCATTAGTTTTGGTTGTATATTTTACATGGTGACTCTTGTATGTATATGACagcaataaaaaaagttaagaaaatttgaaaagcaATAAACAGTGGCCTCATTGTTAagttttttcaatcttttctttttgaaaattggAGGTGCTTACATAGTATTGTACCCTCAGATTTCTCGCACAACTCGGAGCAAGTATCCTGCAAATTAATacatgaaaaaagaaattaaagctgCTAAAATAAGAACTTATAATGATTTGAAATTCTAATGAACACACCTTTACTGTGGAGTTTAGCCTGATAGCATCTTGTACAAGAGAATCCAAATTAACCTCAGATCCTGGTCTGACATATATCACCTGTATTGAAAAGATTAGCTGGGTTAGATTTACCTTAATCATATTTGAATCTGCAAACAATGGACAAGGTATTTTTGCTGTTTTGTTGTTATGAAGCATCATAGCTTCGAATGCCTCCAATGATTGAATAATTAGTATGCATAATGAGGCATAATTATTCCGCCTTAATCTTTAAATATAGTGGTGGTAAAAGCTGTATCCATTCAAAGCATAGTATGTCACAACATAGATAATACCTGAAGTTGACAATAAAATCTTATATTCTTTTGAAAAGTTTTACTAAGTTTTGGAATCGCAAAGAAGGAAAAAATCAAAGCAAGCTTTTCAAATTTATATGCATAATGGGAGACGCAAAAAATGATGAAACTCAATGCATTTAGAGACTTACAGAAGGATCACCACCAATTTCGGGTAGTTGCATCTTGCGGTTATCTCTATTTGCCATGAGAACCCATACGTTAAAGTTTGCGTCAATCTTTGATCATTAAAAAAGAAATGGGGTCATCATATAGAATAGAAAACACTTTAGGAGCcaaataatatatgaaattttCATTCTACCAAATTCATAGAGATATTTGTCCTTAGTTGTACCAAAACCTAAATATAAGTTGGTAAAGATCGAGCTTAAGTTTATAAGAGGAGATCATAAATGGTTAAATCTCTAACATACCCCTCGTGCAAAAGCCTCTTTTTGGGTTTGTGCAAATTTTGTACAggctttctttctcttttttgttgGTTTTATGCTGAGATtttaactactaatgatcaaaaTCTAAATCTTTAAATCATAGAAGCTTTGATATCATATCATGAACCACTTATTCCAAAAGTTTAagtttataaaagaaaatacatgaatTATTATATCTCTAATCGAACTTTCTAAAGCCACATTGTGAACCTAGATTCATATGAAAGGAAATAATACCTGTTGGCAATATGGAGAACAACAGGTGCCACACTTTCTAGTGAATGATGTCATAACTCTTCCATCCACTGATAAGCCAAAGCTAGCATGCTGGCATTACCATGCACAAGCATTGACAAGTGACCAATCAaactaaatttgaaaattttggagcaTGAATTCTAGGTCAATGTATGAACACATAAACTAAACATATTTCAATACCATGTCAGTAACAAATTTGAATCTAAGTTGCTAGTCAAACATCAAAATGAAATACTCTGGAACCACCTTTTGGATGTTGAGTTTGATGAATACTTGTGCATCCTTGTGTTGATCATTATCATCTTCAATCAAATCCTGTAACTGCAGTTCTTGCAATGATACATGGTAGTTGCTTGTCCAATCCCCATGATATCTGCCGTCACCTGGTGATATCGTGATCAGCCGGCGACGAGTCGCCCTGCTTGTGTTCTTGCCAATCTAAGTTTGATCACACAATTTCTAGCTTCAGaatatgaagaagaaaaagagaagatggAAGACACCACCTTGTATTACAAGTTTTGCTTTGTACATATATCATAGAGATCAACTTTGATACACTATTAGGatagaaatttgaatcttttaaGGTGACCAATTTGCTTGAAATAAAAAGCAACCTTACTTTATTTTACTCTCAACTTATTAAGATATATTTAGATGATACTTTGTTTCACAATATCTATCACTTTGTAAATTTTGGAATATTCATAACTCAATTAATTTGTATGCAATTTATTACCAGATTTATTGAATTATAAATGTATCAAATTTCCAAATTTACACTAATAATCAACCGTTCAACATATTCAAGATACATAAGCACACATAGAAACAAATCAACAAACAAGGGTGAAGAACTTAAAGAGAAGGTAGTGaagaatgaagaatgaaaaaaatagttaattagttagttaccAATGGAGAGTGAAAGTTATCATTTCTTTTGGTAGAGGCAATGGCATTGTTGGAATTATTGTGAGAGTTCAACTGAGAGTGCAACCTAATGGTGTTGGATTGGTGGCATGGATTGAAAACTGAATTGAAGATCCTTGGAGACACCAAATTTGAAGCTTTGGCCATAACAAAGGATAACTCACTGAACAGAAGAGAACAACACAAGTGATATTTATGTTTGGTTTTATGGGTTGAAACCTTATCTTCATATGTGATTGGGTTTGAGCCTCGTATGCAAGTGTATCTTTATCAATTTATAGGGAAAGTTGAGTATAGAGTATAGACCATATTCTAAAATATTGCTAGTGTAATAATAATAGTACTTGTTCGTATTTTATATgtagtaattttttatgaaagtaaacaataaattttttttttttactttttaatagatttgatgatttaaaattttcatcatttataaattataataaatatgttttaaACACTAGTTGATATAATCTAAAATGTATAGTTTTTAGAGGGGTTTGATGGTTAAAATCCATTAAAATTGTTGTATAACTATAAACATTTTGACttgatttatttaataatttattttcgacttattttttaatattaaaaaaaaatgctaTTTTTAAGGTTATGCTGGTTaggttttttttatctttttccttCTCATTGATTCAAGACTACCAcatcttttaattaaaaattatcaaatgTCTACCAGTTATCTAGAGAAGAAAAGTTGTGTTTTTAACTTATGTTTCCTAACCtgaaagaaaatcaaattaggATTATGATCAAATTATTACACTATTAAATGTAATCAATACAAATCTTGTAAAATTCAACCCAGATTAAACAATTTATGAATATAGCatcctctttttctctttaccAAACGGATGTTTCTTTGTTgtttataataaatacattaccATATGCATGTATGATTTCATCCAATTTATACATCTCAGATTAAACTTCAAAACGAAGATAATTGTCAAAGAATGGTTGGTTCGGTGTAAAATTTATGCTGATAACTAATGGCTACTATTCATGCAatgctattatttatttttatacataaGGAAGAAACCAAATTAATACAAATTAGTCAAATAGAAGGGACAAAAAATCACCTTGATTACAAAtttacaacaacaaaaaatggcTATTATTTCACTTAACATGTATCTTCTGAGGAAGCAGAGAGTTTGGCAAAAATCTTTTTACAGAATATGGGAAACCAAAAAATCTAACAAGATTTTGGCAATCCTTCTTTGCCTCTATGCTATGAGCTTGCAAGTTGAGATGACCCAAGTAAGTTTCCCCTTCATAAATATAATACAGTTGCTGACACAGAAGAATACTCAGTCCTATCTGCACTGAAACACTTGCAATGATTATGTAAACAAGAATAACACCCCTTGAGGATTGGAATAGAAGAGAACTCAGTGCAGTAATCATAATTTCGACGATACGTCTCGATTGAGGAAATAGGCCTATAGGCCCATCCAAGTTTTCAAAAGAGTATGTCAGTGATGGCATTTGCCATATATGGGACATTGCATATATGGACATTATAGAAGCATAGGAGGTTCCGGCCAAAGCGGAGATGAGGAAGGCGATGAAGCAGCGGTGGTTATCTGCACCAACACAGTTCCCAATCTGCCAAGAGGACAAAAAATTGCCATACATTAAGATACAGAATTAAAGATGGTATGAAGTCCTATTGTATGACAGTCACCATTTAATATCCGTTCCAAAACCTATTGCTTTAAAAATTTAGCACATTGATAACTCAATATATTTGGATgtaattctataaaattggagACACTTGGAGCAAATGAATCATGCTGCTGACCACATGACATAGTGAATTGCGAACCAACTCGAATACCAAAAGAAAGAAATCCTAAATAGTAAATACAACCTGCATTAGAACTTTCTTTTAATATGGAGAAACTTCCAAAACATTTCTTACATAGGAAATTGTTTTGTAAGGTCTACATATATACACTTCATtattgaaaacaagaaaagctTTAGTATAGAAAAGTACAACAGTATATAAGCTAAAGATTGAAATTTGGATATTTAGAAGATGATGTTAACTTACAAATGGGCAGTGGTGATCCATGTCGAGTATACATTTTCCACATGTTCGACAGTGATGGGTTCTCGGTGACTTAGGTTTCGAGCAGTAGTAACAGAAAGTGTAATTTTCCAGTTCATTTCTACCTACAGTTGGGTAACTTCCCCATAATATGTTTGGAGGCGATCCAGCACCGTGAAATGCAACGAGGCTGAAGAAAGAAATGGTGGCTATGGACAAGATTGCTGAAATGGTAGAGTGAAAAATCCCAGAAAAGAAACTGAAAGAAAAAACAATGGGAAGGACTGCCCACACTGCACCAACTACAAAAAAGACCAATGAATTGAGAAGAATCAGATATGCAGTTTTTATTTCTTAGGTGCATGCTTCAATGAAACCAGCTACATGATAATAGATATGATAACAATACAAGTAATGATGAGCCTGCAGAAGGAGCAGTGAAGTGCAAGATTGTTCttaaaagtaaattttgctCAAACAGGGAGAAAGACACACAATCATNNNNNNNNNNNNNNNNNNNNNNNCAAACCCTCACTAcaaaatttgattataaatgtCTCTAACCTCTCCTTCAACTCATTCAAGAAAACTGAACTTTATAACATACCTTATAATCCAAACCCATACAATTCAATCAATTTGGGTACCCTTTCTTTTAGTAGGATTCTAGGACCCTTTTACAACAatgttttatttaaaagaaaaacaagaaaaaaaaaggctaCCAGAAAATCCTGCCTTCGAATATAACTACCAATGcacttgaaaaatattttaaacaatcAAGTTTCGGTTTGAACTTCACAACCAAACCTCAAACTGAACAGGCATTTGATGGCATAAGTAGCGCGGAAGAACATTAGTGGCTTACATATTATAAAGAGCATAAACACAAAGACAAATGAAACGATGCACCGTTCCCACAGCCGTCTCCACCAACAGCCCTTAGTGACATTTTTCTGCTTGTTTGGATTTGTTAAAGCTCCACACCAGCCACATTTGAAAACAGATGTACAAGTAGGAAGCGAAAGGCGCAGTCCACAACCCCAGCATGTTGTTTCATAATTCTCAGAAACTGTAGTCACATGCTGCTCCTGCATGATGAGAATtatatgagcaaaaatgttgtaAAAGTAAAAAAGCAAGCAATACAATACATGGAGCCATCCATTTACCAAATGACTAAAACAGCTAAGTAATGCAAGTTCATATATGGAATCTTCATCTGTAAGAATCTCCTCTTATAAATATCAATACAATAAAACTCCCTAAGGGAGCACAACACAGCCATTAATTGACCACATTCAAATTTCTCAACTCCCCAAAGAGTTTCGAATATTGCGATTGTTAAGCGCATTTCACATCAATTGACATGATTTTTCAATGTCACCTCATCCTCCAAAGTAGTAGTTAACCGATGGTTTTTGAGATGCAAATAGCCAAATATACCCAAGTTAAAATCTCCACCAAAATGTAATGAGTTTACCATTCATCTAAGAGATACTAAAAGGAATTTCCACCCTCTgccagaaagagagagagagaatcttcCTCCCAATAAAACCCCATTATCGAGAAAACAGGCCAATTATCTTAAGTTTCTCCCCTCTTGTCAAAATGTCATTCTTCAAAAGTTCCAAGTGATCCTTCTCCTTCCTTGGTGTTACTTTTATCAAAAAAGTTAAGGGTGTTACAGACTTATCAACCAAATTACCACTAACAAAATGCTTTTGATTCTAATCAAATTgcacttcttctttttttttcagttacAAAGTTCTAATCATCCAAGGTGCCAAAATATCTGAGGATTCATATATAAAACAACCAAAGATGATTCAAAAGAAACCAATTCAGAAATGGCAACAACAGATAACTAACAACATAGAaaatatgaaatgaaaaaatGGATGCTACCTAAAACCTGAAAAATGGAGggaaaatataacaaaaagaaaataaacaaatacaAAACCTACCTCgggtaaagaagaagaagaggaggaagaagaagaagaagaagccatGAATGCGAATATGCAATTCCTTGCTCCTCAAAAAGTGGATTGTATTGTACAACAAcaaaaatcaacaaatatttacaTAGCAAAATTACAAAGTACTCTGTTCTGGTAGGAATCAAAACAATGTACCtgttattctctctctctctctttttttttttttaacaaaaaagtttTAGAGAAACAAACAATGTATGAGAGGTTCTCTCAGCAACACCGGAATCAACCGGGTTGATTCCAAACAACCGATGAATGGAAGTTATATTTGgctcttttttttagttaggaacaaaaatttatttttaaaaaaattcataaaatagcaaaatgaaatgaataaatgattttgattttatagaaaataatttaattttgattaactatataaaaatttttatacataCATTTAATTGTATATACGTGAATTAGTACTtgcatgttttgatttattttttatatattacgTGGTAACTTTTCACGTTTTACATCTAACACATAAATCGTAGTAAGCTCCAACAATTTATGAAAGaagtattataaatataaaccGTGGTAATCTTTCACGGATTATAAAGTGAACATTGAGAAACGTAAACCGTGTTAACCTCTCACTGTTTATGAAGAGATCAGATTTGGACATAAACCGTGATAACGTTCCAGATTTTTTAGTACTACGGTTTATATTTATGATGCTTCTCTCATAAACTGTTGGAGCTTATCACGGTTTATGTATTATTGTAAAATGTGAAAGGTTAACATTGATTATATAAAAATGAATTAAGACATGCAAGTAATCCATTTTCAATTGTTGTAATTGAGTAAGTTTTTCGTCCATTTATTTTAAATAGGTAAATTGTCCTTATTTATACTTGTTAATACTAGAGTGAGACTGCGCAATGTGCAAAGAGGTAGATTacttatattataaatagattttaataaatgttatattaaaaatattttagaaaacataatataaatagattttgaatttttttaaaaagacgtAGATTATTTATATTAGAGTTATATAAAactgcatttttattttttttattttttgatttgtaTTAATTGCTACACTTTGtctttttttaggttttctttttgtaaataattaaaaaatgaatgaatgagaatgaaaaatatataaaaatgttaaattaaatttaagaaatttttgaCAATTAGTGAAGAGTAGTAAGAgtcttaatatatataaattatagaatttgaatatttgtaactgaaattttttataataattattattatgacacttttaatgtatgtttattgcatttaattagtacttgatgtttcaattgaataataatatataagagttttttgttttaattttttaaaatattttactaaatagtGATTGGTTGATTTTCATCTTTTACCAAGTCATTAGAATTGCTGATGTGGCATCATTAGCAAAGAAAAGATGGCTTAAACTCATTGTGGAGAAAGTTAGTatcaacttttatatattataaaaatgttaaattaaatttaagaaattttttacaattagtatgagagattaagaaatgaagaGTAGTAAGAGTCTTAATATGTATAAGTTgtataatttgaatatttgtaactaaaattttttataataattattattatgacacttttaatgtatatttattgcatttaattagtacttgaataataatagataagagttttttgtttttatttttttaaaatattttactaaatagtGATTGGTTGATGTGAGACCCGCGCAATGCACGGAGAGATAgattatttatactatatagtgtattttaataaatgttatattaaaatatgttagagaacatattataaatagattttgaatttatttatttttaaaaaagatataagttatttatattagagTTATATAAAactgcatttttattttttttcattttctgttttgcATTAATTGCTACACTTTGTCCTTTTCTTAcgctttttgtttgtttgtaaataaaaatgttatattaaatttaagaaatattttataattagtatgagagattaagaaatgaaaaatagtaagagtcttaatatgtataagttgtaaaatttgaatatttgtaattgaaatattttataattattattattatggcacttttaatgtatgttcattgtatttaattagtacttgatgtttcaattgaataataatagataagagttttttgttttaattttttaaaaatattttattttactaaatagtaattggttgatttttatcttttgtcaAGTCATTAGAATTGCTGATTTGACATCATTAGCAAAGAAAAGATGGCTTAAACTCATTGTAGAGAGAGTTGGTATCagcttttatatattataaatagataaatagatagatagatagatagatttgGCAAAATTTAAGTGgtgaattctaaaattttgccaAGTAAGCAATGGTGCTGACATGGcgttagtagaagaagagaaataacttagaag
The genomic region above belongs to Arachis duranensis cultivar V14167 chromosome 3, aradu.V14167.gnm2.J7QH, whole genome shotgun sequence and contains:
- the LOC107477173 gene encoding protein S-acyltransferase 11; the encoded protein is MASSSSSSSSSSSLPEEQHVTTVSENYETTCWGCGLRLSLPTCTSVFKCGWCGALTNPNKQKNVTKGCWWRRLWERCIVSFVFVFMLFIIFGAVWAVLPIVFSFSFFSGIFHSTISAILSIATISFFSLVAFHGAGSPPNILWGSYPTVGRNELENYTFCYYCSKPKSPRTHHCRTCGKCILDMDHHCPFIGNCVGADNHRCFIAFLISALAGTSYASIMSIYAMSHIWQMPSLTYSFENLDGPIGLFPQSRRIVEIMITALSSLLFQSSRGVILVYIIIASVSVQIGLSILLCQQLYYIYEGETYLGHLNLQAHSIEAKKDCQNLVRFFGFPYSVKRFLPNSLLPQKIHVK
- the LOC107477178 gene encoding uncharacterized protein LOC107477178; translation: MLLDKNVIHETHYKVLNVKEDSSYEEIRASYRSAILSLHPDKLLKSSDASGSNQTSGDRFLKVQKAWEVLGDSSSRLFYDSELRSSRRDVSTVDVAEDLSLEDMMAEDDGEALELFYQCRCGDYFSIDSLELQKMGYSLLRDESRISILNNDSLPGSVILPCGSCSLKARLVINMDEH
- the LOC107477177 gene encoding large ribosomal RNA subunit accumulation protein YCED homolog 2, chloroplastic; protein product: MAKASNLVSPRIFNSVFNPCHQSNTIRLHSQLNSHNNSNNAIASTKRNDNFHSPLIGKNTSRATRRRLITISPGDGRYHGDWTSNYHVSLQELQLQDLIEDDNDQHKDAQVFIKLNIQKHASFGLSVDGRVMTSFTRKCGTCCSPYCQQIDANFNVWVLMANRDNRKMQLPEIGGDPSVIYVRPGSEVNLDSLVQDAIRLNSTVKDTCSELCEKSEGTILFSSGQGQAYVDKKWFSRLLELKKKKANS